In Physeter macrocephalus isolate SW-GA chromosome 2, ASM283717v5, whole genome shotgun sequence, a single window of DNA contains:
- the ZFR2 gene encoding zinc finger RNA-binding protein 2 isoform X1: protein MHVRGRRHRLQYKKKVNPDLPIADKPSTRVRKLLEERLRRQRQLSKQRLGELRRQHEEMRRHGLCKRRLEEEPQAQEARSGRSPPDQHPPPLRSGPGLFAAKPLPMRRPESSDDRHVMCKHAAIYPTEEELLAVQKAVSHSERALKLVSDTMAEEDSARPEPEGGECSRPGASARILKGVMRVGLLAKGLLLRGDRAVQLILLCSQKPARALLRRVTEQLALQLPMVTEDKYEVSSDPEANIIISSCEEPRIQVTVSITSPLMREDPSADREGTEAPPPDPGDVLSSEKCLQSLAALRHAKWFQARASGLQPCVIVIRVLRDLCQRVPTWGALPDWAMELLVEKALSSTKGPLSPGDAVRRVLECVASGTLLTDGPGLQDPCERDQMDALGSMTLQEREDITASAQHALRMLAFRQIHKILGIDPLPPPKSRPGARFRKRPREASEAEAEEGASQRKRAGGAERGPCERPRLLNGT from the exons ATGCACGTGAGGGGGCGGCGGCACCGGCTGCAGTATAAG AAAAAAGTGAACCCCGATCTTCCGATTGCGGACAAGCCCAGCACGAGAGTTCGGAAGCTCCTGGAGGAGAGGCTGAGGAGGCAGCGGCAGCTGAGCAAGCAGCGTCTGGGGGAGCTGCGGCGCCAGCACGAGGAGATGAG GCGCCACGGCTTGTGCAAGAGGCGGCTGGAAGAGGAGCCACAGGCGCAGGAGGCGCGCTCGGGACGCTCGCCGCCCGACCAGCATCCACCTCCCCTCAGGAGCGGGCCGGGGCTGTTCGCAGCCAAGCCTCTG CCCATGAGGCGGCCGGAGTCCAGTGACGACCGGCACGTCATGTGCAAGCACGCCGCCATCTACCCCACAGAGGAGGAGCTCCTGGCCGTCCAGAAGGCCGTCTCCCACTCGGAGCGCGCCCTCAAGCTGGTGTCCGACACGATGGCCGAGGAGGATTCCGCGCGCCCAGAGCCAGAGGGCGGGGAGTGCAG CCGCCCAGGCGCCTCTGCTCGGATCCTGAAAGGCGTGATGCGGGTCGGCCTCCTGGCGAAGGGCCTCCTCCTGCGGGGAGACAGGGCCGTGCAGCTGATCCTGCTCTGCTCCCAGAAGCCCGCCCGCGCCCTGCTGCGCAGAGTTACGGAGCAGCTGGCCCTCCAGCTCCCG ATGGTGACAGAGGACAAGTATGAGGTCTCCTCCGACCCTGAAGCCAACATCATCATCTCCTCCTGCGAGGAGCCCAGGATACAGGTCACTGTGTCCATCACCTCGCCCCTGATGCGGGAGGATCCCTCTGCAGACCGAG AAGGAACAGAGGCGCCTCCGCCTGACCCGGGAGATGTCCTGAGCTCAGAGAAGTGCCTCCAGTCGCTGGCTGCCCTCCGCCACGCCAAGTGGTTCCAG GCGAGAGCCAGCGGCCTGCAGCCCTGTGTGATCGTCATCAGGGTCCTTCGGGACCTCTGCCAGCGCGTGCCCACCTGGGGGGCCCTGCCGGACTGG GCCATGGAACTGCTGGTGGAGAAGGCTCTGAGCAGCACGAAGGGGCCCCTGAGCCCCGGGGACGCCGTGAGACGGGTCCTGGAGTGCGTGGCCTCTGGGACGCTCCTGACAG ATGGGCCGGGGCTCCAGGATCCCTGCGAGAGAGACCAGATGGACGCCCTCGGGTCCATGACCCTCCAGGAGCGGGAGGACATCACGGCCAGTGCTCAG CACGCCCTGCGCATGTTGGCGTTCCGGCAGATCCACAAGATCCTGGGCATCGACCCTCTGCCGCCTCCCAAAAGCAGGCCTGGGGCGCGCTTCCGGAAGAGGCCACGGGAGGCGAGCGAGGCCGAGGCCGAGGAGGGCGCCAGCCAGAGGAAGCGGGCTGGTGGAGCAGAGAGGGGCCCGTGTGAGCGGCCTCGCCTCCTCAACGGGACCTGA
- the ZFR2 gene encoding zinc finger RNA-binding protein 2 isoform X2: protein MSRRHGLCKRRLEEEPQAQEARSGRSPPDQHPPPLRSGPGLFAAKPLPMRRPESSDDRHVMCKHAAIYPTEEELLAVQKAVSHSERALKLVSDTMAEEDSARPEPEGGECSRPGASARILKGVMRVGLLAKGLLLRGDRAVQLILLCSQKPARALLRRVTEQLALQLPMVTEDKYEVSSDPEANIIISSCEEPRIQVTVSITSPLMREDPSADREGTEAPPPDPGDVLSSEKCLQSLAALRHAKWFQARASGLQPCVIVIRVLRDLCQRVPTWGALPDWAMELLVEKALSSTKGPLSPGDAVRRVLECVASGTLLTDGPGLQDPCERDQMDALGSMTLQEREDITASAQHALRMLAFRQIHKILGIDPLPPPKSRPGARFRKRPREASEAEAEEGASQRKRAGGAERGPCERPRLLNGT from the exons ATGAG CAGGCGCCACGGCTTGTGCAAGAGGCGGCTGGAAGAGGAGCCACAGGCGCAGGAGGCGCGCTCGGGACGCTCGCCGCCCGACCAGCATCCACCTCCCCTCAGGAGCGGGCCGGGGCTGTTCGCAGCCAAGCCTCTG CCCATGAGGCGGCCGGAGTCCAGTGACGACCGGCACGTCATGTGCAAGCACGCCGCCATCTACCCCACAGAGGAGGAGCTCCTGGCCGTCCAGAAGGCCGTCTCCCACTCGGAGCGCGCCCTCAAGCTGGTGTCCGACACGATGGCCGAGGAGGATTCCGCGCGCCCAGAGCCAGAGGGCGGGGAGTGCAG CCGCCCAGGCGCCTCTGCTCGGATCCTGAAAGGCGTGATGCGGGTCGGCCTCCTGGCGAAGGGCCTCCTCCTGCGGGGAGACAGGGCCGTGCAGCTGATCCTGCTCTGCTCCCAGAAGCCCGCCCGCGCCCTGCTGCGCAGAGTTACGGAGCAGCTGGCCCTCCAGCTCCCG ATGGTGACAGAGGACAAGTATGAGGTCTCCTCCGACCCTGAAGCCAACATCATCATCTCCTCCTGCGAGGAGCCCAGGATACAGGTCACTGTGTCCATCACCTCGCCCCTGATGCGGGAGGATCCCTCTGCAGACCGAG AAGGAACAGAGGCGCCTCCGCCTGACCCGGGAGATGTCCTGAGCTCAGAGAAGTGCCTCCAGTCGCTGGCTGCCCTCCGCCACGCCAAGTGGTTCCAG GCGAGAGCCAGCGGCCTGCAGCCCTGTGTGATCGTCATCAGGGTCCTTCGGGACCTCTGCCAGCGCGTGCCCACCTGGGGGGCCCTGCCGGACTGG GCCATGGAACTGCTGGTGGAGAAGGCTCTGAGCAGCACGAAGGGGCCCCTGAGCCCCGGGGACGCCGTGAGACGGGTCCTGGAGTGCGTGGCCTCTGGGACGCTCCTGACAG ATGGGCCGGGGCTCCAGGATCCCTGCGAGAGAGACCAGATGGACGCCCTCGGGTCCATGACCCTCCAGGAGCGGGAGGACATCACGGCCAGTGCTCAG CACGCCCTGCGCATGTTGGCGTTCCGGCAGATCCACAAGATCCTGGGCATCGACCCTCTGCCGCCTCCCAAAAGCAGGCCTGGGGCGCGCTTCCGGAAGAGGCCACGGGAGGCGAGCGAGGCCGAGGCCGAGGAGGGCGCCAGCCAGAGGAAGCGGGCTGGTGGAGCAGAGAGGGGCCCGTGTGAGCGGCCTCGCCTCCTCAACGGGACCTGA